A window of Auraticoccus monumenti contains these coding sequences:
- a CDS encoding helix-turn-helix transcriptional regulator has translation MSTGELGAFLRACRSRTDPARHGFPSTGQRRVQGMRREEVAALAGVSVDYYTRLEQSRETRPSVQVVDALARVFQLDRDARQHAYRLAGLMPVLDLPTSGDAPAPELQQLMDAWPHTPAVLFNRAYDVIAQNRIGEALFAPFDPGTNLLLSIFLDPAARSFYDDWPVAARNAAGALRLALGESPRDPRPNEVRDVLQRHSAEFRRLWADPEVRGKSMELKRLHHPLVDELDLTMQTFEVRSAPGQELIVYHPVPGSRTDDGLRLLGTLAAGTAVQ, from the coding sequence GTGAGCACCGGCGAGCTCGGGGCGTTCCTGCGCGCCTGCCGCAGCCGCACCGACCCGGCCCGGCACGGCTTCCCCTCGACCGGGCAGCGTCGGGTGCAGGGGATGCGGCGGGAGGAGGTCGCCGCGCTGGCCGGGGTCAGCGTCGACTACTACACCCGGCTGGAGCAGTCCCGGGAGACCCGACCCTCGGTGCAGGTGGTGGACGCCCTGGCCCGCGTCTTCCAGCTCGACCGCGACGCCCGCCAGCACGCCTACCGGCTGGCCGGGCTGATGCCGGTGCTCGACCTCCCCACCAGCGGCGACGCGCCCGCCCCGGAGCTGCAGCAGCTCATGGACGCCTGGCCGCACACGCCGGCGGTGCTGTTCAACCGCGCCTACGACGTCATCGCGCAGAACCGCATCGGCGAGGCCCTGTTCGCGCCCTTCGACCCCGGGACCAACCTGCTGCTGTCGATCTTCCTCGACCCCGCCGCCCGCTCCTTCTACGACGACTGGCCTGTCGCGGCCCGCAACGCGGCCGGGGCGCTGCGGCTGGCGCTGGGGGAGTCCCCGCGCGACCCGCGGCCGAACGAGGTCCGCGACGTCCTGCAGCGGCACAGCGCGGAGTTCCGCCGTCTCTGGGCCGACCCCGAGGTGCGTGGCAAGAGCATGGAGCTCAAGCGCCTGCACCACCCGCTGGTCGACGAGCTCGACCTCACCATGCAGACCTTCGAGGTGCGCAGCGCACCCGGCCAGGAGCTGATCGTCTACCACCCGGTGCCGGGCAGCCGCACCGACGACGGGCTGAGGCTGCTCGGCACCCTCGCCGCGGGGACGGCCGTGCAGTAG
- a CDS encoding ABC transporter ATP-binding protein, which yields MLTDLTSRQTLTGTAVQLDHVTRTYPDGDRTVAALDDVSLDVTAGSFTAVMGPSGSGKSTFLSCAAGLDSPTSGRVVIGGTDLSGMSPDALTRFRRQHVGFVFQGYNLVPHLTVAENVRLPMTLAGAEVDQDRLEALLASVGLEGRDGRLPGELSGGQAQRVAIARALVASPDVVFADEPTGALDAATADRILQLLRHSVHELGQTLVLVTHDPRAASYADRLVFLADGRIRDELEAPTLESVTARVLELGR from the coding sequence ATGCTCACCGATCTCACCTCCCGACAGACCCTCACCGGCACCGCCGTGCAGCTGGACCACGTCACCAGGACCTACCCCGACGGTGACCGCACCGTGGCCGCCCTCGACGACGTCAGCCTCGACGTCACCGCCGGGAGCTTCACCGCCGTGATGGGCCCGTCCGGCTCGGGGAAGTCGACCTTCCTCAGCTGCGCGGCCGGTCTCGACAGCCCCACCAGCGGTCGGGTGGTCATCGGCGGTACCGACCTGAGCGGCATGTCGCCCGACGCGCTCACCCGCTTCCGCCGCCAGCACGTCGGCTTCGTCTTCCAGGGCTACAACCTGGTCCCGCACCTCACCGTCGCCGAGAACGTGCGCCTCCCGATGACCCTCGCCGGGGCGGAGGTCGACCAGGACCGCCTGGAGGCCCTGCTGGCCTCGGTCGGTCTCGAGGGCAGGGACGGACGGCTGCCCGGCGAGCTCTCGGGTGGTCAGGCGCAGCGGGTCGCGATCGCCCGGGCCCTGGTGGCCTCCCCGGACGTCGTCTTCGCCGACGAGCCGACCGGCGCGCTCGACGCGGCCACGGCCGACCGGATCCTGCAGCTGCTGCGGCACTCGGTGCACGAGCTGGGTCAGACGCTCGTGCTCGTCACCCACGACCCCCGGGCGGCCAGCTACGCCGACCGGCTGGTGTTCCTCGCCGACGGCCGGATCCGCGACGAGCTCGAGGCCCCCACCCTCGAGTCGGTCACCGCGCGCGTCCTCGAGCTGGGGCGCTGA
- a CDS encoding Atu4866 domain-containing protein — protein sequence MHTTDPVGTWVTQDRHIRHELLPDGRYVEARGRREAAYTGRYWMEGNHVEYLDDTGFTADGDFVDGVLHHAGMVMHRVGAEEGAG from the coding sequence GTGCACACGACGGACCCGGTGGGCACGTGGGTGACGCAGGACCGCCACATCCGCCACGAGCTGCTCCCCGACGGACGGTACGTCGAGGCCCGCGGCCGGCGGGAGGCGGCCTACACCGGTCGCTACTGGATGGAGGGCAACCACGTCGAGTACCTGGACGACACCGGCTTCACCGCCGACGGCGACTTCGTGGACGGCGTCCTCCACCACGCCGGGATGGTCATGCACCGGGTCGGTGCCGAGGAGGGCGCCGGGTGA
- a CDS encoding CPBP family intramembrane glutamic endopeptidase, with product MTISHDRPPISGPVEPPPTRPTSLPGRLHDLIRRRPLATFFVLANLLSWLAWTPYILSQNGLGLWDYRFPEVLGSSQLSGVLPGAYLGPIFSAFLVTALADGRPGLRHWVGRLLRWKVSWKWYAVALLGVPAVLLVTGTVFSGGQVGTPSLMLLAAYVPALALQMVTTGLAEEPGWRDFALPRLQRRLGALGAAMVLGPLWSLWHMPLFLSDWGGWPDAHWSEPVLFIVFCISFNVVMSYVFNRTGQSLPLAMLLHVSVNNFTSVLWSDLFPTLSPARTTLAQATAAVLVAAVLLITTRGRLGYVPEDQ from the coding sequence ATGACGATCAGCCACGACCGACCACCGATCAGCGGGCCCGTCGAGCCGCCCCCCACCCGACCCACCAGCCTCCCCGGCCGGCTGCACGACCTGATCCGACGGCGACCTCTGGCCACCTTCTTCGTGCTGGCCAACCTGCTCAGCTGGTTGGCCTGGACGCCCTACATCCTCTCCCAGAACGGCCTCGGCCTCTGGGACTACCGCTTCCCGGAGGTCCTCGGCAGCAGCCAGCTCTCCGGCGTCCTCCCCGGCGCCTACCTGGGCCCGATCTTCTCCGCCTTCCTGGTCACCGCGCTGGCCGACGGCCGTCCCGGGCTGCGTCACTGGGTCGGGCGGCTGCTCCGCTGGAAGGTCAGCTGGAAGTGGTACGCCGTCGCCCTGCTCGGCGTGCCGGCCGTGCTGCTGGTGACCGGGACCGTCTTCTCCGGCGGCCAGGTCGGCACCCCGTCGTTGATGCTGCTCGCGGCCTACGTCCCCGCGCTGGCCCTGCAGATGGTCACCACCGGTCTGGCCGAGGAGCCGGGCTGGCGCGACTTCGCCCTCCCCCGGCTGCAGCGCCGCCTCGGCGCCCTCGGCGCGGCGATGGTGCTCGGGCCGCTGTGGTCGCTGTGGCACATGCCGCTGTTCCTGTCCGACTGGGGCGGCTGGCCCGACGCGCACTGGAGCGAGCCGGTGCTGTTCATCGTCTTCTGCATCAGCTTCAACGTCGTGATGTCCTACGTGTTCAACCGCACCGGGCAGAGCCTGCCGCTGGCCATGCTGCTGCACGTCAGCGTCAACAACTTCACCTCGGTGCTGTGGAGCGACCTGTTCCCCACCCTCAGCCCGGCGCGGACGACGCTGGCCCAGGCCACGGCCGCGGTGCTCGTCGCGGCGGTGCTGCTGATCACCACCCGCGGTCGCCTCGGCTACGTGCCCGAGGACCAGTGA
- a CDS encoding response regulator, translating into MIRVLIADDQSLVREGLSALLGAEDDLEVVGTAADGVTALALARELRPDVACLDIRMPGMNGIEVTRLLCGPGVEHPTPVLVLTTFDLDDYVFGALEAGASGFLLKDAEPATIAQAVRQVAAGHGTIDQSLTRRVLREFVQRRQLQPVSVQGADGVLTARERDILQLLAQGMSNEDIAAELVVEVSTVKSHLARMLPKLGVRSRLQAVVWAYQNGVVAVPDR; encoded by the coding sequence GTGATCAGGGTGCTCATCGCCGACGACCAGTCGCTGGTGCGCGAGGGGCTCTCGGCCCTGCTCGGCGCCGAGGACGACCTCGAGGTGGTGGGGACCGCCGCGGACGGGGTGACGGCGCTGGCCCTGGCCCGCGAGCTGCGCCCCGACGTCGCCTGCCTCGACATCCGGATGCCCGGCATGAACGGGATCGAGGTGACCCGCCTGCTGTGCGGCCCCGGCGTCGAGCACCCGACGCCGGTCCTGGTGCTGACCACCTTCGACCTCGACGACTACGTCTTCGGTGCCCTGGAGGCCGGGGCCAGCGGGTTCCTGCTCAAGGACGCCGAGCCGGCCACGATCGCCCAGGCGGTCCGCCAGGTCGCGGCCGGGCACGGCACCATCGACCAGAGCCTCACCCGGCGGGTGCTGCGGGAGTTCGTGCAGCGGCGCCAGCTGCAGCCGGTCAGCGTGCAGGGCGCCGACGGCGTCCTGACCGCCCGCGAGCGCGACATCCTGCAGCTCCTCGCCCAGGGCATGTCGAACGAGGACATCGCCGCGGAGCTGGTGGTGGAGGTGTCCACGGTGAAGTCGCACCTGGCCCGGATGCTGCCCAAGCTGGGCGTCCGCTCCCGGCTCCAGGCCGTGGTGTGGGCCTACCAGAACGGTGTGGTAGCCGTCCCCGACCGGTGA
- a CDS encoding WhiB family transcriptional regulator produces the protein MHELLEAFPADDEGLLGWQERALCAQTDPEAFFPEKGGSTREAKKVCLSCDVRGECLEYALSNDERFGIWGGLSERERRKLKKRAV, from the coding sequence ATGCACGAACTGTTGGAGGCGTTCCCCGCCGACGACGAGGGGCTGCTGGGCTGGCAGGAGCGGGCCCTGTGCGCCCAGACGGATCCGGAAGCCTTCTTCCCCGAGAAGGGTGGGTCCACCCGGGAGGCCAAGAAGGTCTGCCTGTCCTGCGACGTCCGCGGGGAGTGCCTGGAGTACGCGCTGTCCAACGACGAGCGCTTCGGCATCTGGGGCGGACTCAGCGAACGCGAACGCCGCAAGCTGAAGAAGCGAGCCGTATAG
- a CDS encoding DUF5719 family protein has protein sequence MSHAGRRLVLLGAALSGVLLVAVLGVVLPAEQVPSRPPVPVSGTTQLVCPVPEDEEADLAVTAAGPLDGVGLTTLDGAPVPTEETDGVLTARLPGTAVLTAEGDAAGSVAGVVTRAGDGGADPGLTQVACQPAGATSWLVGLRGGEDQQAAVVLTNPDERQAVVNLTVRDEEGLRQVPGSRDLAVAPRSTVVVDLGPLLTPAGAMAVQVQTTTGRVTALGRQRSFRDGTATSSEWLTGTPEPATSAVLPGVPGGDGPRRLVLVNPGERRAQVRVEALGAAAPFVPAGVEGEVDVPPGGTATVTLDEGFSEDATALRVTGSQPVAATLLAGTPDGDLAVVPGAGPVGDSAVGVAASDRDGLLVLSNAGDVPAVVQVLPLSGQGAGEQVTVAPGTSLSLTGEGLGRVEVTSGAVHGAVVLRRDGLSTAPLLPTGAEQRLRAPLEDPHLW, from the coding sequence ATGAGCCACGCAGGACGACGTCTGGTGCTCCTCGGAGCGGCTCTGTCGGGGGTGCTGCTGGTGGCCGTGCTCGGCGTGGTGCTGCCCGCGGAGCAGGTGCCGTCCAGGCCCCCGGTGCCGGTCAGCGGCACGACCCAGCTGGTCTGCCCGGTCCCCGAGGACGAGGAGGCCGACCTCGCCGTGACCGCCGCGGGTCCTCTCGACGGCGTGGGGCTCACCACGCTCGACGGCGCCCCGGTGCCGACCGAGGAGACCGACGGGGTGCTCACCGCCCGTCTCCCGGGCACGGCGGTGCTGACCGCCGAGGGTGACGCCGCTGGCTCCGTGGCCGGGGTGGTCACCCGGGCCGGGGACGGCGGGGCCGATCCCGGTCTGACCCAGGTGGCCTGCCAGCCGGCGGGTGCCACGAGCTGGCTGGTCGGTCTGCGGGGCGGGGAGGACCAGCAGGCGGCGGTGGTGCTCACCAACCCCGACGAGCGCCAGGCCGTGGTCAACCTCACCGTCCGCGACGAGGAGGGCCTCCGCCAGGTCCCGGGGTCCCGCGACCTCGCGGTCGCCCCGCGCTCCACCGTGGTGGTCGACCTGGGCCCGCTGCTCACCCCGGCCGGGGCGATGGCGGTGCAGGTGCAGACCACCACCGGCCGGGTGACCGCGCTGGGCCGGCAGCGGAGCTTCCGCGACGGCACCGCCACCAGCTCGGAGTGGCTGACCGGGACCCCGGAGCCGGCCACGTCCGCGGTGCTGCCCGGGGTCCCCGGCGGCGACGGGCCGCGCCGGCTGGTGCTGGTCAACCCCGGTGAGCGGCGCGCGCAGGTGCGGGTGGAGGCCCTGGGTGCCGCCGCCCCGTTCGTGCCCGCCGGCGTCGAGGGGGAGGTGGACGTCCCCCCGGGCGGCACGGCCACCGTCACCCTGGACGAGGGGTTCAGCGAGGACGCGACCGCGCTGCGGGTCACCGGCAGCCAGCCCGTGGCCGCCACCCTGCTGGCCGGGACGCCGGACGGCGACCTGGCCGTGGTGCCGGGGGCCGGCCCGGTGGGCGACAGCGCCGTGGGCGTCGCCGCCTCGGACCGGGACGGGCTGCTGGTGCTGTCCAACGCCGGCGACGTCCCGGCGGTGGTCCAGGTGCTGCCGCTGTCGGGGCAGGGGGCCGGCGAGCAGGTCACCGTGGCTCCCGGCACCAGCCTCAGCCTGACCGGGGAGGGGCTGGGCCGGGTCGAGGTCACCTCGGGGGCGGTGCACGGTGCGGTGGTGCTGCGCCGCGACGGCCTGTCCACGGCCCCGCTGCTGCCCACCGGTGCTGAGCAGCGGCTCCGCGCCCCGCTGGAGGACCCGCACCTCTGGTGA
- a CDS encoding sensor histidine kinase has translation MRTTSSATSRAPHRRDLMVATGLWLLVLTVLLTVPLLAAGDASLSGFGPPTARAGWALAATFTAQAAALAWAGRVPRSSLLLVAALPLPAATLGAGEAYSLASAAVTVAVLLTALAVPLRTMAPCLGAAAVLVAVGELVNGVSGGFPAASAVVTGLLQAVGAVGAPLLLALAITGRRDATLARRQEQGAVAREQDALVRAVVAGERTAMARELHDIAAHHLSGIALMAAAVDRQIDTDPERAKRSVRQIRTQSTAVLDDLRRLVGLLRESGDATRSVHTLEAVAELVEGRRATGADVELVTLRAEDGRPLGTGTGPLAQLGLYRIVQESLANAARHAPGAPVMVEVDDRSAEALTLSVTNGAGPTAAGTSPGFGLIGMRERAELLGGRLEHGPTPDGGWRVRLRIPRDPDHRPQQPTPEQEETA, from the coding sequence GTGAGGACCACCTCCTCGGCGACCTCGCGGGCACCGCACCGCCGTGACCTGATGGTCGCCACCGGGCTCTGGCTGCTGGTCCTGACGGTGCTGCTCACCGTGCCGCTGCTCGCCGCCGGCGACGCCAGCCTGTCGGGCTTCGGGCCCCCCACCGCCCGGGCCGGCTGGGCCCTCGCCGCCACCTTCACCGCTCAGGCCGCCGCGCTGGCCTGGGCCGGGCGGGTGCCCAGGTCCAGCCTGCTGCTGGTCGCCGCGCTCCCGCTGCCGGCCGCCACCCTCGGCGCCGGTGAGGCCTACAGCCTGGCCAGCGCCGCGGTCACCGTGGCCGTCCTGCTGACCGCCCTGGCCGTGCCGCTCCGCACGATGGCGCCGTGTCTGGGAGCGGCGGCGGTGCTGGTCGCCGTCGGGGAGCTCGTCAACGGCGTGTCCGGCGGCTTCCCGGCCGCGTCGGCCGTGGTCACCGGGCTGCTGCAGGCGGTCGGGGCGGTGGGGGCACCGCTGCTGCTCGCGCTCGCCATCACCGGACGCCGTGACGCCACCCTCGCCCGCCGGCAGGAGCAGGGCGCGGTGGCCCGCGAGCAGGACGCGCTGGTCCGGGCCGTGGTGGCCGGTGAGCGGACCGCCATGGCCCGCGAGCTGCACGACATCGCCGCCCACCACCTGTCCGGCATCGCGTTGATGGCCGCCGCCGTCGACCGCCAGATCGACACCGACCCCGAGCGGGCCAAGCGCTCGGTGCGCCAGATCAGGACCCAGAGCACCGCCGTCCTGGACGACCTGCGCCGCCTGGTCGGCCTGCTCCGCGAGAGCGGCGACGCCACCCGCTCGGTGCACACCCTGGAGGCGGTCGCCGAGCTCGTCGAGGGCCGTCGCGCCACCGGGGCCGACGTCGAGCTGGTGACCCTGCGGGCCGAGGACGGACGCCCGCTGGGCACCGGCACCGGGCCGCTGGCCCAGCTCGGCCTCTACCGGATCGTCCAGGAGTCGCTGGCCAACGCCGCCCGGCACGCCCCCGGTGCCCCCGTAATGGTGGAGGTGGACGACCGCTCCGCGGAGGCCCTGACGCTGTCGGTCACCAACGGGGCCGGTCCCACCGCCGCCGGCACCTCGCCGGGCTTCGGCCTGATCGGGATGCGGGAGCGCGCCGAGCTGCTGGGAGGTCGGCTGGAGCACGGCCCGACGCCCGACGGCGGCTGGCGGGTCCGGCTGCGGATCCCCCGCGACCCCGACCACCGGCCGCAGCAGCCGACCCCCGAGCAGGAGGAGACCGCGTGA
- a CDS encoding glycosyltransferase — translation MSEAFEQDDTSPVQEPQTEPAAAWAQHDDVDDAPVDTTGEHVIAVLVCHDSVTWLPSALGSLARLDPAPDLLVVVDNTPGDASQEALQQAVRDGVVDLLVDGERGFGFAEAVAAGLRAADEAAPTGADAGRHAAPATGEGPRRRWVWLLHDDVVAQPDVLGQLLRHVVVEDDLALTGPTLLVPSRANQPRRLWESGVSVSGTGREVALAEPGEVDQGQLDRSERVLGLSTCGLLVRRDAWDALGGLAPELPVFRDGVELGWRATRAGYRVATTPSALLVHRRVGRAGLRASSATSEHPAAVDRSLGMTLVASRRSGVAAALTGIRLVWGCLLRMVGFVLGKAPDRAADEWRAARRYLGDRDRRARLRRRAAEAPVADTGEQLVDRLRPPWWHSLRVGAEWTAAAVSDRVRELTGRPDTSLDELTGDDFAGREDVDPPWWRTPLLVLVVVVAVGGLFGRWIAPGLLTSTQLLPGASTFTGTWSRYLDPGTGWLAAPWQGLLALLATPLGGRTDWLLVVLVAGGVLLALAAARSALRTLGLSPAAVLWGSAAWALLPTLVGAQQRGSLLVVGWAVALPLLVVAVHRLLRGRGLEATRGAFGVALALTVLAALAPLVLLPAAVLALLVALRRADLRLRVLVSVGVPLLLLAPWAPTLLARPGRWLTGPEPVLADQAAPTWWRMLLGQTPGAAWFDGGPVPLWLCGSVVGLLWLLALLGLARRPADVVVRASWVAAVGGFLLAVLVSRLVVAVPPAGDLVRPEPSGWLLLALGGLLVAAGRGLAGVALPGTARRLVSVVAALALLVVGTAWWAFDGATGPAERRQTALPAFIEVAMAETPVRTLAVDLGTGEPRWNLLSGDGPRTGDAETGDGLDPATRDEVAAAVARLVTTGGDQALADRLSRLGVGYLWVRGADPATLTAVGTTPGLQVGSSNEGTQVWTVTGTAPDRATGSQGPGGAAVAVAVLQLLGLLVVVVMAAPALSREVDEEPVARRGHTPAAPGRGRPAAQEGRR, via the coding sequence TTGTCCGAGGCATTCGAGCAGGACGACACCTCACCGGTGCAGGAGCCGCAGACCGAGCCCGCGGCCGCCTGGGCGCAGCACGACGACGTGGACGACGCCCCGGTCGACACCACCGGAGAGCACGTCATCGCCGTCCTGGTGTGCCACGACTCCGTCACCTGGCTCCCGAGCGCCCTGGGCTCGCTGGCCCGGCTCGACCCCGCCCCCGACCTGCTGGTGGTGGTGGACAACACCCCCGGTGACGCCAGCCAGGAGGCCCTGCAGCAGGCCGTCCGCGACGGTGTGGTGGACCTGCTGGTCGACGGCGAGCGCGGGTTCGGCTTCGCCGAGGCGGTCGCCGCCGGTCTCCGGGCCGCGGACGAGGCCGCCCCCACGGGCGCCGACGCCGGCCGTCACGCCGCACCGGCCACCGGCGAGGGGCCCCGTCGTCGCTGGGTCTGGCTGCTGCACGACGACGTGGTGGCTCAGCCGGACGTCCTCGGGCAGCTGCTGCGCCACGTGGTGGTCGAGGACGACCTGGCGCTGACCGGCCCCACCCTGCTGGTCCCCTCCCGGGCCAACCAGCCGCGACGGCTCTGGGAGAGCGGGGTCAGCGTCTCCGGTACCGGCCGCGAGGTCGCCCTGGCCGAGCCGGGCGAGGTGGACCAGGGACAGCTCGACCGCTCCGAGCGGGTGCTCGGGCTGAGCACCTGCGGGCTGCTGGTCCGCCGCGACGCCTGGGACGCCCTGGGCGGGCTGGCCCCGGAGCTGCCGGTCTTCCGCGACGGCGTCGAGCTCGGCTGGCGGGCCACCCGCGCCGGCTACCGGGTGGCCACCACCCCCTCCGCCCTGCTGGTGCACCGCCGGGTCGGACGGGCGGGTCTGCGGGCCTCCTCGGCCACCTCCGAGCACCCGGCGGCGGTGGACCGCTCCCTCGGCATGACGCTGGTCGCCTCGCGCCGCAGCGGGGTCGCTGCCGCGCTCACGGGGATCCGGCTGGTGTGGGGATGCCTGCTGCGGATGGTGGGCTTCGTGCTGGGCAAGGCGCCGGACCGGGCCGCCGACGAGTGGCGGGCCGCCCGCCGCTACCTCGGCGACCGCGACCGCCGGGCCCGGCTGCGGCGACGTGCCGCCGAGGCCCCGGTCGCCGACACCGGCGAGCAGCTGGTCGACCGGCTCCGCCCGCCCTGGTGGCACAGCCTCCGGGTGGGGGCGGAGTGGACGGCAGCCGCCGTCTCCGACCGCGTCCGCGAGCTCACCGGACGTCCCGACACCTCCCTGGACGAGCTGACCGGGGACGACTTCGCCGGCCGGGAGGACGTCGACCCGCCGTGGTGGCGCACCCCGCTGCTGGTGCTGGTGGTCGTCGTGGCCGTGGGCGGCCTCTTCGGGCGCTGGATCGCCCCCGGTCTGCTCACCTCGACCCAGCTGCTGCCGGGCGCGAGCACCTTCACCGGCACCTGGTCGCGCTACCTCGACCCCGGCACCGGGTGGCTGGCCGCGCCGTGGCAGGGGCTGCTGGCGCTGCTGGCCACGCCGCTGGGCGGGCGCACCGACTGGCTGCTCGTGGTGCTGGTGGCCGGCGGCGTGCTGCTGGCCCTCGCCGCCGCCCGCTCCGCGCTGCGCACCCTCGGGCTGTCCCCGGCCGCGGTGCTCTGGGGCTCCGCGGCGTGGGCCCTGCTGCCCACCCTGGTCGGGGCCCAGCAGCGCGGCTCGCTGCTCGTGGTCGGCTGGGCCGTGGCGCTGCCGCTGCTGGTCGTGGCGGTGCACCGCCTGCTCCGCGGACGCGGTCTGGAGGCCACCCGCGGTGCCTTCGGCGTCGCACTGGCCCTGACCGTGCTGGCCGCGCTCGCCCCCCTCGTGCTGCTGCCCGCGGCCGTGCTGGCGCTGCTGGTCGCGCTGCGTCGCGCGGACCTGCGGCTGCGGGTGCTGGTGTCGGTCGGTGTCCCGCTGCTGCTGCTGGCGCCCTGGGCGCCGACGCTGCTGGCCCGTCCCGGCCGGTGGCTCACCGGACCGGAGCCGGTGCTGGCCGACCAGGCCGCGCCGACGTGGTGGCGGATGCTGCTCGGGCAGACGCCGGGTGCGGCCTGGTTCGACGGCGGCCCGGTGCCGCTGTGGCTCTGCGGCTCGGTGGTCGGGCTGCTGTGGCTGCTGGCCCTGCTCGGGCTCGCGCGCCGGCCCGCGGACGTCGTGGTGCGTGCGAGCTGGGTGGCCGCGGTCGGGGGCTTCCTGCTCGCGGTGCTGGTCAGCCGGCTGGTCGTGGCGGTCCCGCCCGCGGGTGACCTCGTCCGTCCCGAGCCGTCCGGCTGGCTGCTGCTGGCGCTGGGTGGGCTGCTGGTCGCGGCCGGCCGCGGTCTGGCCGGGGTGGCCCTCCCCGGGACGGCCCGTCGGCTGGTCTCGGTGGTGGCCGCGCTGGCCCTGCTCGTCGTCGGCACCGCGTGGTGGGCCTTCGACGGCGCCACCGGACCGGCGGAACGGCGCCAGACGGCGCTGCCCGCCTTCATCGAGGTGGCCATGGCCGAGACCCCCGTCCGCACCCTCGCCGTCGACCTCGGCACGGGCGAGCCGCGCTGGAACCTGCTGTCCGGCGACGGCCCCCGCACCGGCGACGCCGAGACCGGCGACGGCCTGGACCCCGCCACCCGCGACGAGGTCGCCGCGGCCGTGGCCCGGCTGGTCACCACCGGCGGGGACCAGGCCCTGGCCGACCGGCTCTCCCGGCTGGGCGTGGGCTACCTGTGGGTCCGCGGCGCCGACCCGGCCACGCTGACCGCGGTGGGCACCACCCCCGGGCTCCAGGTCGGCAGCAGCAACGAGGGCACCCAGGTGTGGACTGTCACCGGCACCGCCCCCGACCGGGCGACCGGGTCGCAGGGTCCCGGCGGGGCGGCCGTCGCGGTGGCGGTGCTGCAGCTGCTGGGTCTGCTGGTGGTCGTGGTGATGGCCGCGCCGGCGCTCAGCCGCGAGGTCGACGAGGAACCGGTGGCCCGCCGCGGTCACACCCCGGCAGCACCCGGCCGGGGACGACCGGCCGCCCAGGAGGGACGACGATGA